CGGGCAGTCGAACCTGGCGAGCTCTCGCGCCACACCGGGGGCCACCGTGACCTCTTGCTCGCAGAGCAGCGAGGTCTCGAAGACGTGGCGTTTGCGCTCGAGGGAGAGCTCGGTCCCGCGTGTGCTCGCGTGGTGCACCTCGGCCAAGGCCTCGAGGAGCCGAGGTGAGAGAATGGCGTCGGCGCCCGGGGTCTCGCCGTGGCGCGCCGTGAAGTGGAAGCTCGTGAAGGTGTCGACGAAGACCTCGCGGTTCACCGCCCGAAAGCCCTCGGCGAACGAAGCGACCATCGCGAGCCTGCGCGCGCGTTCGTCGTCGTCGAACGCGTACCGGTACGAGACGATCTCTCCGAGCGTGCCCGTGACCTCGAAGAAGCGGTAGGCCCACAAAGCGCCGTGGAGCGCGAGCAGGGGAAAGACGTGGTTTCGGGCAGAGGCCACGTAGACCCCGTGGTGTGCACGTACGCGGGCGAGGATGTCGGCTGGAGAGCCCGCGAGGGCACGCGCCCGTGCGCGGATCGTCTCGTACTCCGCGCGGAGGTCCATGGTGCGATCGTACGTCGAAAGCGCGTCAGCCCGCGCGCCGGATCGCCTCGGCGCTCCGCGGCACGACCCGGCACGCCCCGCGGCCGGGGTAAAACCGCTTGTTCGCGCCGGGCGCGGCGTACCCGTTGATGAGCACACGCCGGGGCTTGGTCGACACGTTCGGCAGGCTCCCGTGGATGGCGTACGGCCCGAAGACGAGCACGTCGCCCGCGCGCCCCGTGACGGGCACGGCCTTGGAGGCGTCGACGCGGAGGCCGCTCCCGTCGTGCACGATGCGGCCGCGCGCATCGAGCACCGCCGCGCTCTTCGGCACGAACTCGAGCGGCCCGTTCTCCTCGGTCATGTCGTCGACGAGCAGGATCGTCTGCACGTACGATCCGCGGCCGGTCACGTCGCGCCAGGTGTCTCCGCCCTTGTCGCGGTGTTG
The sequence above is a segment of the Myxococcales bacterium genome. Coding sequences within it:
- a CDS encoding phytanoyl-CoA dioxygenase family protein — protein: MPLTDDQKRTFDEGGYLVFRGLFRDDEITRARLAFERLYAKAQTLRATGDHDGAFFVLSAPEAGDVVVQRVVWAGGAEPDLLDIGESPRLVEPALELLGTESSEQLICQAHFKMPNDGVAFDWHQDIQHRDKGGDTWRDVTGRGSYVQTILLVDDMTEENGPLEFVPKSAAVLDARGRIVHDGSGLRVDASKAVPVTGRAGDVLVFGPYAIHGSLPNVSTKPRRVLINGYAAPGANKRFYPGRGACRVVPRSAEAIRRAG